A genomic region of Methanothermobacter sp. CaT2 contains the following coding sequences:
- a CDS encoding DUF128 domain-containing protein, with protein sequence MADETNQKMMEILRILAEHDDVLGAKIIASELRKKGYNLGERAVRYHMRILDEKGFTERVGYAGRKITEKGLQEINRGLVYDQVDFIFSKFESMIYNTSFNPDTLEGKVVVNTSRISPRSIETLKHVMRNGLCLSPRVKLERDGDGCIISTICGTTVDGILLASGIPVIPQFGGLVRFEDHQPVNFTELIAYKKTSMTPLEAFTSENMTSVLSVIEEGDGLVPANLRLIPGTGREDAVKILRKLEGIGISGVLKVGEPGEDVLGVPVADGMVGVAIIGGITPLCAIQEAGYRAEIKLAENLIEFQSLKPLVKPERKLMVSAPERGVKVRFLLSKAWNLINRVDLNPEDLSGRVIANISLISRDDLDYALEVIGQVLSERPEFSTLPMIGVTDEGGMAGIATVCSLTLDGVLIKSGIMSTPKYGGLLEAGGREPRFVELTAYSGSSLDPHEIYVSKNMTAVLEALNGQGRVLASLKEVPYLARDHAEGLIEELSEAGFSVLKIGAPGEILYNARVEKYHAGIVTPGGLNPLAAVREAGVEIRMKAIERLMDLREFRYVDEV encoded by the coding sequence ATGGCTGATGAGACCAACCAGAAGATGATGGAGATTTTAAGGATCCTTGCAGAGCATGATGATGTCCTCGGGGCAAAGATAATAGCATCTGAACTCAGGAAGAAAGGGTACAACCTCGGGGAACGGGCCGTCAGATACCACATGCGCATACTTGACGAAAAGGGCTTCACAGAAAGGGTTGGTTATGCTGGAAGGAAAATAACAGAGAAGGGGCTGCAGGAGATAAACCGTGGCCTCGTCTATGACCAGGTCGATTTCATATTCTCAAAGTTTGAGAGCATGATATACAATACAAGCTTCAACCCTGACACCCTCGAGGGGAAGGTTGTCGTTAACACGTCAAGGATATCCCCCCGGTCCATTGAGACCCTCAAACATGTTATGAGAAATGGGCTCTGCCTCAGCCCAAGGGTTAAGCTTGAAAGGGATGGTGATGGGTGCATAATAAGCACCATATGCGGGACAACCGTCGACGGCATCCTGCTCGCCAGTGGCATACCTGTCATACCCCAGTTCGGGGGCCTTGTGAGATTTGAGGACCATCAGCCAGTGAACTTCACAGAGCTCATAGCCTACAAGAAAACATCGATGACACCCCTGGAGGCCTTCACCTCAGAGAACATGACCTCGGTTCTCAGTGTCATTGAGGAGGGGGATGGGCTGGTACCGGCAAATCTCCGCCTCATACCCGGAACCGGAAGGGAGGACGCCGTGAAAATTCTGAGGAAACTTGAGGGAATCGGGATATCAGGGGTGCTCAAGGTTGGAGAACCCGGAGAGGACGTCCTAGGTGTCCCGGTTGCAGATGGAATGGTGGGTGTTGCAATCATAGGGGGTATAACTCCCCTCTGCGCCATCCAGGAGGCCGGCTACCGTGCAGAAATTAAACTGGCAGAGAACCTCATAGAATTCCAGAGCCTGAAGCCCCTTGTAAAGCCTGAGAGAAAGTTAATGGTTTCTGCACCTGAAAGGGGTGTCAAGGTCCGCTTCCTCCTGTCAAAGGCCTGGAACCTCATAAACAGAGTGGATTTAAATCCAGAGGACCTTTCAGGGAGGGTTATAGCCAACATATCCCTCATAAGCAGGGATGATCTGGATTATGCCCTTGAAGTCATAGGTCAGGTCCTCAGTGAGAGGCCAGAATTCTCCACCCTCCCCATGATAGGAGTCACCGATGAGGGGGGCATGGCTGGAATTGCAACTGTATGCAGTCTCACACTGGATGGTGTACTGATAAAGAGCGGTATCATGTCCACACCAAAGTACGGGGGTCTGCTTGAGGCCGGCGGCAGGGAGCCCCGCTTTGTTGAGCTCACAGCCTACAGTGGTTCCTCCCTTGACCCCCATGAGATCTACGTATCAAAGAATATGACTGCGGTCCTTGAAGCCCTCAATGGACAGGGCAGGGTCCTTGCGAGTCTGAAGGAGGTCCCGTACCTTGCAAGGGACCATGCTGAGGGCCTGATTGAAGAACTCTCTGAAGCAGGGTTCAGTGTGCTCAAAATCGGCGCCCCCGGTGAGATACTGTACAATGCCCGCGTGGAGAAGTATCACGCAGGTATAGTCACACCCGGCGGCCTGAACCCCCTTGCAGCTGTCAGAGAGGCGGGTGTTGAGATAAGGATGAAGGCCATCGAGAGACTCATGGATCTCAGGGAATTCAGATATGTGGATGAAGTGTAA
- the fwdA gene encoding tungsten-dependent formylmethanofuran dehydrogenase subunit FwdA: MEYIIKNGFVYCPLNNVDGEKMDICVKDGKIVESVSDSAKVIDASGKMVMPGGVDPHAHIAGAKVNVGRMYRPEDSRRDAEKFRAGRAGSGFSVPSTFMTGYRYAQMGYTTAMEAAMPPLLARHTHEEFHDTPIIDHAAYPLFGNNWFVMEYLKDGDVDACAAYASWLLRATKGYAIKIVNPAGTEAWGWGGNVHGIYDPAPYFDITPAEIIKGLAEVNEKLQLPHSIHLHCNDLGHPGNYETTLASFDVPKNIKPDPATGERDTVLYATHVQFHSYGGTTWRDFVSEAPKVADYINRNDHVVIDVGQITLDETTTMTADGPMEYDLHSLNGLKWANCDVELETGSGVVPFIYSARAPVPAVQWAIGMELFLLIDDPSKVCLTTDSPNAGPFTRYPRVIAWLMSNKYRMNLIEGELHKWAQRKSTIATIDREYTFSEIAQITRVTSAKVLGLSETKGHLGAGADADIAVYNINPETVDPSADYMAIEEGFSRAAYVLKDGEIVVKDGEVVASPHGRTYWIDTQVDESLYNEVLASVASKFKQYYSVNFANYPVQDEYLPKSAPVKGVML; the protein is encoded by the coding sequence ATGGAATACATAATCAAAAACGGATTTGTTTACTGTCCTCTTAACAACGTCGATGGAGAAAAGATGGACATCTGCGTCAAGGATGGTAAAATAGTTGAAAGTGTCAGTGACAGCGCAAAGGTCATTGACGCATCTGGAAAAATGGTGATGCCCGGAGGTGTTGACCCTCACGCCCACATAGCCGGTGCAAAGGTCAACGTGGGAAGGATGTACAGGCCAGAGGACAGCCGCAGGGACGCTGAAAAATTCAGGGCTGGAAGGGCTGGAAGCGGTTTCTCAGTACCCTCAACCTTCATGACAGGTTACAGGTACGCCCAGATGGGTTACACCACAGCAATGGAGGCAGCCATGCCACCACTGCTTGCAAGGCACACCCATGAGGAATTCCACGACACACCGATAATAGACCACGCAGCATACCCACTTTTCGGTAACAACTGGTTCGTGATGGAGTACCTGAAGGATGGCGACGTGGATGCCTGTGCAGCCTACGCATCATGGCTCCTCAGGGCCACCAAAGGTTACGCAATAAAGATAGTTAACCCTGCCGGTACAGAGGCATGGGGATGGGGTGGAAACGTCCACGGAATCTATGACCCCGCACCCTACTTTGATATAACACCCGCAGAGATCATAAAGGGACTCGCAGAGGTCAACGAGAAACTCCAGCTACCACACTCAATACACCTCCACTGTAACGACCTTGGACACCCTGGAAACTACGAGACAACCCTGGCATCCTTTGACGTGCCAAAGAACATAAAACCAGACCCTGCAACCGGTGAAAGAGACACAGTACTCTATGCAACCCATGTCCAGTTCCACAGCTACGGCGGAACAACCTGGAGGGACTTCGTGTCAGAGGCACCAAAGGTTGCTGACTATATAAACAGGAACGATCATGTTGTGATAGACGTTGGTCAGATAACCCTGGATGAGACAACCACCATGACCGCAGACGGTCCAATGGAATACGACCTCCACTCACTCAACGGCCTCAAATGGGCAAACTGTGACGTGGAACTCGAAACAGGTTCAGGTGTTGTACCATTCATATACTCTGCAAGGGCACCGGTCCCAGCGGTCCAGTGGGCAATCGGAATGGAACTCTTCCTCCTCATAGACGACCCCTCCAAGGTGTGCCTCACAACAGACAGTCCAAATGCAGGGCCATTCACACGGTACCCGAGGGTCATCGCATGGCTCATGAGCAACAAGTACAGGATGAACCTCATTGAGGGAGAACTGCACAAGTGGGCCCAGAGGAAGAGTACAATAGCAACAATTGACAGGGAGTACACATTCTCAGAGATAGCACAGATCACAAGGGTAACATCTGCAAAGGTCCTGGGTCTCAGTGAAACCAAGGGACACCTCGGTGCAGGTGCAGATGCAGATATAGCAGTCTACAACATCAACCCTGAAACAGTCGATCCATCAGCAGATTACATGGCCATTGAGGAAGGATTCTCAAGGGCAGCATACGTCCTCAAGGACGGAGAAATAGTTGTTAAGGACGGAGAAGTTGTGGCCTCACCACACGGAAGGACCTACTGGATTGACACCCAGGTGGATGAGTCCCTCTACAACGAGGTTCTCGCCAGTGTTGCGAGCAAATTCAAACAGTACTACTCTGTCAACTTTGCAAACTACCCTGTGCAGGACGAGTACCTGCCAAAATCTGCTCCAGTTAAAGGGGTGATGTTATGA
- the thiC gene encoding phosphomethylpyrimidine synthase, translated as MTQMEEARKGNITPEMEEVARKENLDIQMLIRGIANGRIVIPSNINRESSPCGIGENLSTKINANIGSSSKMEDIELEVDKALAAVEYGADAVMDLSTGPMLRDVRKAVLEAVDVPVGTVPIYEAGVEAFMSDGAVVDMDEDDMFRAIENQARDGVDFMTVHSGITLETVERAQRSGRIMGIVSRGGAFLAAWIMQNQEENPLYSNYEYLLEVAYEYDVTLSLGDGLRPGCLADASDIPQISELLTLAELVERARDADVQCMVEGPGHMPLDQIAANMKIQKEVCDGAPFYVLGPIVTDMAPGYDHISAAIGGAVAAMNGADFLCYVTPAEHLAIPGVQDVIEGVIASRIAAQAADAARKLPGAWESELEMADARRSFDWDKQFKLAFDSKKPYEYRMQCPIEDSEMCSMCGEYCALRILREDR; from the coding sequence GTGACTCAGATGGAAGAAGCAAGAAAGGGCAATATAACCCCTGAGATGGAGGAGGTTGCCCGGAAAGAAAATCTGGACATTCAGATGCTTATTAGGGGTATTGCAAACGGTCGAATTGTGATACCCTCCAATATTAATCGGGAATCATCACCCTGCGGCATAGGGGAAAATCTTTCAACAAAGATCAATGCAAATATCGGTTCATCCTCAAAAATGGAGGACATTGAACTGGAGGTTGATAAGGCACTTGCAGCTGTCGAATACGGTGCAGATGCTGTCATGGACCTCAGCACAGGCCCCATGCTGAGGGATGTCAGGAAAGCGGTCCTGGAGGCTGTTGACGTTCCTGTGGGCACGGTACCCATCTACGAGGCCGGTGTCGAGGCCTTCATGTCAGATGGAGCTGTGGTGGACATGGATGAGGATGACATGTTCAGGGCCATAGAGAACCAGGCCCGGGATGGGGTTGACTTCATGACCGTGCACTCAGGAATCACCCTGGAAACCGTTGAAAGGGCTCAGAGATCAGGGAGGATAATGGGAATAGTTAGCCGGGGAGGAGCGTTCCTTGCAGCCTGGATAATGCAGAATCAGGAGGAGAATCCTCTCTACAGCAACTATGAGTACCTCCTTGAAGTGGCCTACGAGTATGATGTCACACTCAGCCTCGGGGATGGCCTCAGGCCGGGGTGCCTGGCAGACGCTTCTGATATACCCCAGATCAGTGAGCTCCTCACACTTGCAGAACTCGTTGAGAGGGCACGTGATGCAGATGTTCAGTGCATGGTTGAGGGGCCCGGTCACATGCCCCTTGACCAGATAGCCGCCAACATGAAGATACAGAAGGAGGTCTGCGACGGCGCACCCTTCTATGTCCTTGGACCCATAGTCACAGACATGGCACCGGGTTATGACCATATAAGCGCAGCCATAGGCGGGGCCGTCGCTGCAATGAACGGGGCGGACTTCCTCTGTTACGTCACACCGGCAGAGCACCTGGCGATACCGGGGGTTCAGGATGTTATTGAGGGTGTCATTGCATCAAGGATAGCTGCCCAGGCTGCAGACGCCGCCAGAAAATTACCGGGCGCATGGGAATCTGAACTTGAGATGGCTGATGCAAGAAGGTCCTTTGACTGGGATAAACAGTTCAAACTGGCCTTTGACTCAAAAAAACCATATGAATACAGGATGCAGTGCCCAATTGAGGATTCAGAGATGTGCTCAATGTGTGGCGAATACTGCGCCCTCAGGATACTGCGTGAAGACAGATGA
- a CDS encoding CBS domain-containing protein, which produces MIRKLRARDIMLRDVIVSHPDDLVAAANLKMVRANVGGVPVVEGDKLVGLITHRDILLAGGEALKLRVKDIMSQDLVVIDEETPISRISRIMADTGYQRIPVVRDGRLVGLITQSCIIKALADYL; this is translated from the coding sequence ATGATCAGGAAGCTCCGTGCAAGGGATATAATGCTCCGTGATGTTATTGTTTCCCACCCCGATGACCTTGTCGCAGCAGCCAACCTCAAGATGGTCCGTGCGAACGTGGGTGGTGTCCCTGTTGTGGAGGGTGATAAACTTGTTGGGCTCATAACCCACAGGGACATTCTGCTTGCCGGTGGCGAGGCCCTGAAGCTTCGGGTGAAGGACATAATGAGCCAGGACCTTGTTGTGATTGATGAGGAAACTCCTATAAGCAGGATAAGCCGTATAATGGCAGATACCGGATATCAGAGGATACCGGTTGTCAGGGATGGTAGACTGGTTGGACTGATAACCCAGAGCTGCATAATAAAGGCCCTTGCAGATTATCTCTAG
- a CDS encoding formylmethanofuran dehydrogenase subunit B, with product MMEYVKNVVCPFCGTLCDDIICKVEGNEIVGTINACRIGHSKFVHAEGAMRYTKPLIRKNGEFVEVSYDEAIDKAAKILAESKRPLMYGWSCTECEAQAVGVELAEEAGAVIDNTASVCHGPSVLALQDVGYPICTFGEVKNRADVVVYWGCNPMHAHPRHMSRNVFARGFFRERGRSDRTLIVVDPRKTDSAKLADIHLQLDFDHDYELLDAMRACLLGHEILYDEVAGVPREQIEEAVEVLKNAQFGILFFGMGITHSRGKHRNIDTAIMMVEDLNDYAKWTLIPMRGHYNVTGFNQVCTWESGYPYCVDFSEGEPRYNPGETGANDLLQNREADSMMVIASDPGAHFPQRALERMAEIPVIAIEPHRTPTTEMADIIIPPAIVGMEAEGTAYRMEGVPIRMKKVVDTDLLSDREILEKLLEKVREYKASK from the coding sequence ATCATGGAATATGTGAAAAATGTGGTCTGCCCCTTCTGCGGAACCCTCTGTGACGACATCATATGTAAGGTTGAGGGCAACGAGATCGTTGGAACCATCAACGCATGCAGGATAGGTCACAGTAAGTTCGTGCATGCAGAGGGTGCAATGAGGTACACCAAACCACTCATAAGAAAGAACGGAGAATTCGTCGAGGTTAGCTACGACGAGGCCATAGACAAGGCAGCAAAGATTCTTGCAGAATCAAAAAGGCCATTGATGTATGGATGGAGCTGTACCGAGTGCGAGGCACAGGCCGTCGGGGTTGAACTTGCAGAGGAGGCCGGCGCAGTAATCGACAACACAGCATCAGTATGCCATGGACCATCAGTCCTCGCCCTCCAGGACGTGGGTTACCCCATCTGTACCTTCGGTGAGGTCAAAAACAGGGCAGATGTTGTGGTATACTGGGGATGCAACCCGATGCACGCCCACCCCAGGCACATGTCAAGGAACGTCTTCGCCCGCGGATTCTTCAGGGAAAGGGGAAGATCAGACAGGACACTCATAGTGGTGGATCCGAGGAAAACCGACAGTGCAAAGCTTGCAGATATACACCTGCAGCTCGACTTTGACCATGACTATGAACTCCTCGATGCAATGAGGGCATGCCTGCTTGGACATGAGATACTCTACGATGAGGTGGCAGGTGTTCCAAGGGAACAGATCGAGGAGGCAGTTGAGGTACTCAAAAACGCACAGTTCGGTATACTCTTCTTCGGTATGGGTATAACCCACAGCAGAGGTAAGCACAGGAACATCGACACAGCCATTATGATGGTGGAGGATCTCAATGACTACGCCAAGTGGACACTCATACCCATGAGGGGTCACTACAACGTTACAGGGTTCAACCAGGTCTGCACCTGGGAGAGTGGATACCCATACTGTGTTGACTTCTCAGAGGGCGAACCCAGGTACAACCCGGGTGAGACAGGTGCAAACGACCTCCTCCAGAACAGGGAAGCTGACTCCATGATGGTGATAGCCTCTGACCCGGGAGCCCACTTCCCGCAGAGGGCCCTTGAGAGGATGGCTGAAATCCCTGTGATTGCCATTGAACCCCACAGGACCCCAACAACCGAGATGGCTGATATCATAATTCCACCGGCCATCGTGGGTATGGAGGCAGAGGGTACCGCCTACCGTATGGAGGGTGTCCCTATAAGGATGAAGAAGGTCGTTGACACAGACCTCCTCTCAGACAGGGAGATCCTCGAGAAACTTCTTGAGAAGGTAAGGGAGTATAAGGCCTCTAAGTAG
- a CDS encoding HesA/MoeB/ThiF family protein has product MPERYEGMAYWEMVSRQMGLLSRADQLKLKDSTVSVIGCGGIGGAAVEMLARMGVGSLRIIDSDVFDVSNINRQLMSSFRDLRIPKVDVAAERIRTVNPFSRVKVYHEIFDEENAAEIITGSDAVVDALDNITSRVIASRRCTSEGTPFIHGAIHGSMGQVTVFREGSPSYEELFRLPSVGLELTADVKAKLRDLSSKTPPVIGPVANITGCLQAAEVLKLITGRGDVIAAPRMLKFDLFQGEPFKIVELS; this is encoded by the coding sequence ATGCCTGAGAGATATGAGGGTATGGCTTACTGGGAGATGGTCAGCCGGCAGATGGGTTTACTTTCAAGGGCAGACCAGTTAAAGCTCAAGGATTCCACTGTCTCTGTGATCGGCTGCGGGGGTATAGGTGGCGCTGCAGTTGAGATGCTTGCACGGATGGGTGTGGGCAGTCTCAGAATAATTGACAGTGACGTCTTTGACGTCTCGAACATCAACAGGCAGCTCATGAGCAGCTTCAGGGACCTCCGGATCCCCAAGGTTGATGTTGCAGCGGAGCGTATTCGCACCGTAAACCCCTTCAGCAGGGTCAAGGTTTATCATGAAATCTTCGATGAAGAAAATGCAGCTGAAATAATAACTGGCAGCGATGCCGTGGTTGATGCCCTTGATAACATAACATCAAGGGTGATTGCATCAAGGAGGTGCACATCAGAGGGAACACCCTTCATCCACGGCGCCATACATGGCTCCATGGGTCAGGTAACTGTGTTCAGGGAGGGATCACCATCCTATGAGGAACTCTTCCGTTTGCCATCTGTGGGCCTTGAGCTCACAGCTGATGTGAAGGCGAAGCTCAGAGATCTATCATCAAAAACACCTCCGGTAATAGGTCCCGTGGCAAATATCACCGGCTGCCTCCAGGCAGCGGAGGTTCTCAAGTTGATCACAGGGAGGGGTGATGTGATAGCCGCCCCCCGAATGTTAAAGTTTGATCTCTTTCAGGGCGAACCATTTAAAATTGTTGAACTATCCTGA
- a CDS encoding methanogenesis marker 8 protein, protein MGEHVIEALGKSRVTVRNGRVVDVSEPLIDYCPLFHKYRGIEKITSEAIRQNIEFRIKDFGMCTGNRELRMRDFLSFGISEIISTLIEEGEVDAAVMVCDGAGTVIVTEPELAQGIGGRISGVVETSPEDEVIGSIGPEKVLDPEKATIDQVKGVERAFEMGYDRVAVTVADPAEAERLREMDGGEIYIFAVHLTGIDYRGAEKVINTADVVTSCASKYIRRIADRRALLKVGSAIPVYACTKNGKRFIELRIKRMGGIKDSGKGSGSPQPLV, encoded by the coding sequence GTGGGTGAACATGTAATAGAGGCCCTGGGAAAAAGTCGTGTCACCGTGAGGAATGGAAGGGTGGTTGATGTATCCGAGCCACTTATCGATTACTGTCCCCTCTTTCATAAGTACCGGGGCATTGAAAAAATCACATCTGAGGCTATCCGTCAAAATATTGAGTTTCGCATTAAAGATTTTGGCATGTGTACAGGTAATCGTGAATTAAGAATGAGGGATTTTCTATCATTTGGCATTTCTGAGATAATCTCAACACTCATCGAGGAGGGTGAGGTGGACGCAGCAGTCATGGTATGTGATGGTGCAGGCACAGTCATAGTCACCGAACCCGAACTTGCACAGGGAATCGGGGGCAGGATATCAGGAGTGGTGGAAACATCACCCGAGGATGAGGTTATAGGATCCATAGGACCAGAAAAGGTCCTTGACCCCGAAAAAGCCACGATAGACCAGGTTAAGGGTGTTGAAAGGGCCTTTGAGATGGGCTATGATAGGGTTGCTGTCACCGTGGCTGACCCGGCAGAGGCAGAGAGGCTGAGGGAAATGGATGGAGGCGAAATCTACATATTCGCCGTTCACCTGACCGGGATAGACTACAGGGGCGCCGAGAAAGTGATTAACACAGCCGATGTTGTAACATCATGCGCATCAAAATACATAAGGAGAATAGCTGATAGAAGGGCGCTGCTGAAGGTAGGATCAGCCATACCGGTATATGCATGCACAAAGAATGGTAAAAGATTCATTGAACTCAGAATTAAAAGGATGGGTGGTATAAAGGATTCAGGGAAAGGTTCAGGCTCCCCGCAACCACTGGTATGA
- the glnA gene encoding type I glutamate--ammonia ligase: MSDKIGRIIAKMDECGVKFVRLQFVDIHGKPKNMAIPLVRPDQIEDIIKDGLLFDGSSVEGFVDINESDLVLKPDPDTFSTLPWRPEEKGVCRFICDIYWPDGKPFEGDPRYVLKRALDKYAHLGYEYNVGPEPEFFILDQDEDGNIIPHDCGAYFDVEPVDQGTDFRRKLVMDLEALNFDVEVSHHEVAPGQHEIDFKFDKALKTADAVITFKQAIKAIVDKMGYMVTFMPKPFFGENGSGMHCHQSLFKDGENVFYDPDTETQLSEEALYFIGGLLKHAPALTAVCAPTVNSYKRLVPGYEAPVYIAYGLKNRSTLIRIPASRGKGTRVELRMPDPSCNPYLAFAAMLEAGMNGIQNKIDPGEPTEIDVYEKSMSELREMGIETLPSSLWEAYHALEEDDVIKGALGGHVYEKFMEIKHREWDDYRVRVFKYELERYLDI, from the coding sequence ATGTCAGATAAGATTGGAAGAATAATAGCTAAAATGGATGAATGCGGCGTTAAATTCGTCCGCCTTCAGTTTGTGGACATACACGGAAAACCAAAGAATATGGCAATACCCCTGGTAAGGCCAGACCAGATAGAGGACATAATAAAGGACGGTCTCCTCTTTGATGGGTCATCAGTTGAGGGGTTCGTGGATATAAACGAGAGCGACCTCGTCCTGAAACCTGACCCCGACACCTTCTCAACACTCCCATGGAGGCCAGAGGAAAAGGGTGTGTGCAGATTCATCTGTGACATATACTGGCCAGATGGAAAACCCTTCGAGGGGGACCCGAGGTACGTCCTCAAGAGGGCCCTCGACAAGTACGCCCACCTTGGATATGAATACAATGTCGGACCGGAACCAGAGTTCTTCATCCTCGACCAGGACGAGGATGGCAACATAATACCCCACGACTGCGGTGCATACTTCGATGTTGAACCGGTGGACCAGGGAACCGACTTCAGGAGAAAACTCGTCATGGACCTTGAGGCCCTTAACTTCGACGTTGAGGTCAGCCACCACGAGGTTGCCCCTGGACAGCACGAAATAGACTTCAAATTCGACAAGGCCCTGAAGACAGCAGACGCAGTTATAACCTTCAAACAGGCCATAAAGGCCATAGTCGACAAGATGGGGTACATGGTAACATTCATGCCAAAGCCATTCTTTGGTGAAAACGGTAGCGGTATGCACTGCCACCAGTCCCTTTTCAAGGATGGTGAAAACGTCTTCTATGACCCTGACACAGAGACACAGCTCTCAGAGGAGGCCCTGTACTTCATAGGGGGGCTTCTGAAACACGCCCCTGCGCTCACAGCTGTCTGTGCTCCAACAGTCAACTCCTACAAGAGACTTGTCCCTGGCTATGAAGCACCGGTCTACATTGCCTACGGCCTTAAAAACAGGTCAACCCTCATCAGGATCCCTGCATCACGTGGAAAGGGTACACGTGTCGAGTTAAGGATGCCTGACCCATCATGCAACCCATACCTTGCATTTGCAGCCATGCTGGAGGCAGGTATGAACGGTATACAGAACAAGATCGACCCCGGTGAACCAACCGAGATCGACGTTTATGAAAAATCAATGAGTGAGCTCAGGGAGATGGGCATCGAGACACTCCCATCAAGCCTCTGGGAGGCATACCATGCCCTCGAGGAGGATGATGTCATCAAGGGCGCCCTTGGTGGTCACGTCTACGAGAAGTTCATGGAGATCAAGCACAGGGAATGGGACGACTACCGTGTGAGGGTCTTCAAGTACGAACTTGAAAGGTACCTTGACATCTAA
- a CDS encoding DUF2097 domain-containing protein translates to MISLKKENRIATCEELCRYIKEEVKPGDTVRLSLGRVYIPGKVVTNNAGVLQIKIDSDMIKGLTTIDVEKLKEYLIELEHECEGGVCLIEAVDE, encoded by the coding sequence GTGATCTCTTTGAAAAAGGAAAATAGAATAGCAACCTGTGAGGAACTCTGCAGGTACATAAAGGAGGAGGTGAAGCCAGGGGATACCGTGAGACTATCCCTCGGCCGTGTGTATATACCCGGAAAGGTCGTCACCAACAACGCAGGGGTTCTGCAGATAAAGATCGACAGTGATATGATAAAGGGCCTTACAACAATTGATGTTGAGAAGCTGAAGGAGTACCTCATCGAACTTGAACATGAATGTGAAGGTGGGGTATGCCTGATCGAGGCAGTTGATGAATGA
- the fwdC gene encoding tungsten-dependent formylmethanofuran dehydrogenase subunit FwdC has translation MSEIILTPKEQPEVPLEAPNIKPDVFAGKSIDEIRNIQIMHGNEVVKLEDFFEVSGEPADSAADIKIIIDGDVYNTKRIGQDMTAGEILVKGNVNMYVGAGMKGGKITVEGNAKSWAGQDMRGGELEILGDAGDYVGSSYRGDWRGMSGGVITVHGNAGNEIGEYMNGGKIIIKGDVNIMPGIHMNNGLIIIEGNAVARVGGEMAGGTIVVKGMIEEFLPGFKYLGVEKDIEVNGETFPGAYYKFEGDHAIKGAKGMVYAAVGCNGHIEP, from the coding sequence ATGAGTGAAATAATACTAACTCCAAAGGAACAACCCGAAGTGCCACTGGAGGCACCAAACATCAAACCTGATGTCTTCGCAGGAAAGTCAATAGATGAGATCAGGAACATCCAGATAATGCACGGTAACGAGGTAGTTAAGCTCGAAGACTTCTTCGAGGTCAGCGGTGAACCAGCAGACTCAGCAGCCGACATAAAAATCATAATCGACGGCGATGTCTACAACACCAAGAGGATAGGCCAGGATATGACCGCCGGTGAAATCCTGGTGAAGGGTAACGTGAACATGTACGTCGGCGCAGGTATGAAGGGCGGTAAGATCACAGTGGAAGGCAACGCAAAATCCTGGGCAGGACAGGACATGAGAGGGGGAGAACTCGAAATCCTCGGAGATGCGGGCGACTACGTCGGATCCTCCTACCGTGGTGATTGGAGAGGTATGAGCGGTGGAGTCATAACCGTACATGGAAACGCTGGAAACGAGATCGGAGAGTACATGAACGGCGGCAAAATCATCATCAAGGGTGATGTTAACATAATGCCTGGAATACACATGAACAACGGCCTCATAATAATCGAGGGCAACGCCGTTGCAAGGGTCGGCGGTGAAATGGCAGGCGGGACAATAGTCGTCAAGGGAATGATAGAGGAATTCCTCCCAGGATTCAAGTACCTCGGTGTTGAAAAGGACATAGAGGTTAACGGGGAAACCTTCCCTGGAGCATACTACAAGTTTGAAGGAGATCACGCAATTAAAGGAGCTAAGGGTATGGTCTATGCGGCTGTCGGATGCAACGGCCACATAGAACCCTAA